A single window of Malus sylvestris chromosome 5, drMalSylv7.2, whole genome shotgun sequence DNA harbors:
- the LOC126622607 gene encoding uncharacterized protein LOC126622607, which yields MANLAKLDFAALDITGKNYLTWVLDTKIHLEAANLGDTIKEESSSSSQDRAKAMIFIRRHLDEALKSEYLTVEDPLALWNALRSRYNHQTTVILPKARYDWTHLRIQDFKSVAEYNSALFRITSQMKLCGDTITEEMLLEKTFSTFHASNMVLQQQYRARGFTEYNQLISVLLVAEQNNELLMKNHNSRPTGSAPFPEVNVASLERNTISSRGNNYKRGRGHKQGRWKGKSKNHGVQFHNQVPRYNPGPSFKNTNRQKGKAHVNTPRNHEGGCHRCGGNGHWALKHNPPGCYRLY from the exons atggcaaacttggcaaagcttgattttgctgccctggacattactggaaagaattaccttacatgggtactggataccaagatccatctggaagcagcaaatcttggagataccatcaaGGAAGAAAGCAGTTCATCCTCTCAAGATCGAGCAAAGGCCATGATTTTTATTCGtcgccatcttgatgaggcactaaagagcgagtacttaacggttgaagatccgttagcCCTTTGGAATGCCTTGAGAagcagatacaatcaccagacaacggtgattcttccaaaagctcgctatgactggactcacctaaggatccaggatttcaaatcagtggctgagtacaattcggcgttgttcagaattacctctcagatgaaACTCTGTGGGGATACTATCACTGAGGAGATGTtattggaaaagactttcagcacattccaCGCCTCTAACATGGTACTGCAACAACAGTATAGAGCGCGaggcttcactgaatacaaccagctgatatctgtgctcTTGGTGgctgaacagaacaatgagcttctcatgaaaaaccataattcccgacctactggatcagcaccgttcccagaagtgaatgttgCGTCCCTTGAAAGAAATACCATATCCTCCCgtggcaataattacaaacgaggaCGTGGTCACAAGCAAGGTCGGTGGAAAGGAAAaagcaagaaccatggtgtccagtttcacaaccaggttccaaggTATAATCCAGGCCCGAGCTTTAAAAATACCAATCGCCAGAAAGGAAAAGCTCATGTGAACACTCCTAGAAATCATGAAGGAGgttgccataggtgtggtggcaatggaCATTGGGCGC TTAAACACAACCCACCTGGATGCTACAGACTTTATTAa
- the LOC126624382 gene encoding transcription factor bHLH113-like isoform X1, with protein MAESGGFEGDHLAVTEGTSFSQLLFAADEVVNLAVNSDQTFNYTCSSTYPTEIKPPKMLCFGNYDHQTDVNGVEIGFSETAKKSAVTCSGSSSVSSTSTASISALPKSNNKRRNGLAPISNTTTPTTQRATKKTKSENRTSAGNGKRKEKLGERITALQQLVSPYGKTDTASVLHEAMGYIRFLQQQVQVLCSPYLQRLEPPSLPVHGGVGEVKQEAGRSDLRSRGLCLVPMEYTMHIANSNGADFWLPAMATNTNINPVSSPSTNYRMEY; from the exons ATGGCGGAAAGTGGTGGGTTCGAGGGGGACCATTTGGCGGTGACAGAGGGGACTAGCTTCTCTCAGCTACTCTTCGCGGCCGACGAAGTCGTTAACCTTGCCGTGAACTCCGACCAGACCTTTAACTACACCTGCTCATCTACTTATCCTACCGAGATTAAGCCACCCAAAATGCTCTGCTTCGGAAACTACGACCACCAAACCGACGTTAACGGTGTCGAAATTGGGTTTTCAGAAACCGCCAAGAAATCAGCCGTCACATGCAGCGGCTCCTCCTCCGTTTCTTCCACAAGCACCGCCAGCATCAGTGCATTGCCCAAGTCCAACAAT AAAAGGCGAAATGGGCTGGCTCCGATCAGCAACACAACTACTCCGACAACCCAGAGAGCCACTAAAAAGACGAAATCGGAGAATCGCACGTCGGCCGGCAACGGAAAG AGGAAAGAGAAGCTCGGAGAACGAATCACAGCGTTGCAGCAGCTCGTTTCACCCTACGGCAAG ACGGACACGGCATCGGTGCTTCACGAAGCGATGGGATACATTAGATTTCTGCAACAGCAGGTTCAGGTGCTGTGCTCGCCTTACCTTCAACGCCTAGAGCCTCCTTCATTACCTGTACAT GGTGGAGTTGGAGAGGTAAAACAAGAAGCAGGAAGAAGCGACCTGAGGAGCAGAGGACTGTGCCTGGTTCCTATGGAGTACACAATGCACATCGCGAACAGCAATGGTGCGGATTTTTGGTTACCCGCCATGGCCACTAACACCAACATTAATCCTGTGTCATCTCCTTCAACCAATTATCGAATGGAATACTAG
- the LOC126624382 gene encoding transcription factor bHLH113-like isoform X3 has product MAESGGFEGDHLAVTEGTSFSQLLFAADEVVNLAVNSDQTFNYTCSSTYPTEIKPPKMLCFGNYDHQTDVNGVEIGFSETAKKSAVTCSGSSSVSSTSTASISALPKSNNKRRNGLAPISNTTTPTTQRATKKTKSENRTSAGNGKRKEKLGERITALQQLVSPYGKTDTASVLHEAMGYIRFLQQQVQVLCSPYLQRLEPPSLPVHNENHFPKYQFV; this is encoded by the exons ATGGCGGAAAGTGGTGGGTTCGAGGGGGACCATTTGGCGGTGACAGAGGGGACTAGCTTCTCTCAGCTACTCTTCGCGGCCGACGAAGTCGTTAACCTTGCCGTGAACTCCGACCAGACCTTTAACTACACCTGCTCATCTACTTATCCTACCGAGATTAAGCCACCCAAAATGCTCTGCTTCGGAAACTACGACCACCAAACCGACGTTAACGGTGTCGAAATTGGGTTTTCAGAAACCGCCAAGAAATCAGCCGTCACATGCAGCGGCTCCTCCTCCGTTTCTTCCACAAGCACCGCCAGCATCAGTGCATTGCCCAAGTCCAACAAT AAAAGGCGAAATGGGCTGGCTCCGATCAGCAACACAACTACTCCGACAACCCAGAGAGCCACTAAAAAGACGAAATCGGAGAATCGCACGTCGGCCGGCAACGGAAAG AGGAAAGAGAAGCTCGGAGAACGAATCACAGCGTTGCAGCAGCTCGTTTCACCCTACGGCAAG ACGGACACGGCATCGGTGCTTCACGAAGCGATGGGATACATTAGATTTCTGCAACAGCAGGTTCAGGTGCTGTGCTCGCCTTACCTTCAACGCCTAGAGCCTCCTTCATTACCTGTACAT AATGAAAATCACTTCCCTAAATATCAATTTGTATAA
- the LOC126624382 gene encoding transcription factor bHLH113-like isoform X2 gives MAESGGFEGDHLAVTEGTSFSQLLFAADEVVNLAVNSDQTFNYTCSSTYPTEIKPPKMLCFGNYDHQTDVNGVEIGFSETAKKSAVTCSGSSSVSSTSTASISALPKSNNKRRNGLAPISNTTTPTTQRATKKTKSENRTSAGNGKRKEKLGERITALQQLVSPYGKTDTASVLHEAMGYIRFLQQQVQVLCSPYLQRLEPPSLPVHVSTKKTLSLSEFLLLLVFHVI, from the exons ATGGCGGAAAGTGGTGGGTTCGAGGGGGACCATTTGGCGGTGACAGAGGGGACTAGCTTCTCTCAGCTACTCTTCGCGGCCGACGAAGTCGTTAACCTTGCCGTGAACTCCGACCAGACCTTTAACTACACCTGCTCATCTACTTATCCTACCGAGATTAAGCCACCCAAAATGCTCTGCTTCGGAAACTACGACCACCAAACCGACGTTAACGGTGTCGAAATTGGGTTTTCAGAAACCGCCAAGAAATCAGCCGTCACATGCAGCGGCTCCTCCTCCGTTTCTTCCACAAGCACCGCCAGCATCAGTGCATTGCCCAAGTCCAACAAT AAAAGGCGAAATGGGCTGGCTCCGATCAGCAACACAACTACTCCGACAACCCAGAGAGCCACTAAAAAGACGAAATCGGAGAATCGCACGTCGGCCGGCAACGGAAAG AGGAAAGAGAAGCTCGGAGAACGAATCACAGCGTTGCAGCAGCTCGTTTCACCCTACGGCAAG ACGGACACGGCATCGGTGCTTCACGAAGCGATGGGATACATTAGATTTCTGCAACAGCAGGTTCAGGTGCTGTGCTCGCCTTACCTTCAACGCCTAGAGCCTCCTTCATTACCTGTACATGTAAGTACCAAAAAAACACTCTCACTGTCAGAATTTTTACTTCTACTTGTTTTCCACGTCATCTAG